From one Oceanimonas doudoroffii genomic stretch:
- the rdgB gene encoding RdgB/HAM1 family non-canonical purine NTP pyrophosphatase has protein sequence MPACGIPQERKVTQQIVLASGNAKKVAELQSLLGGLGMTVVPQTELGVTDADETGTTFVENAIIKARHAAQVTGLPAIADDSGLAVDALGGRPGVYSARFAGEHATDRQNLELLLEQMREVPADKRQATFWCVLVFMRHADDPTPLICTGRWQGEITTSPEGENGFGYDPVFLVPEAGKTSAELTPAEKNRHSHRASALHQLQQLLQEAI, from the coding sequence ATGCCCGCTTGCGGTATTCCACAGGAGCGAAAGGTGACTCAACAAATCGTACTGGCCTCCGGCAACGCCAAAAAAGTAGCCGAACTGCAGAGCCTGCTGGGTGGACTGGGCATGACCGTGGTGCCCCAGACCGAGCTGGGCGTGACCGATGCCGATGAAACCGGCACCACCTTTGTGGAAAACGCCATTATCAAGGCCCGCCACGCCGCGCAAGTGACCGGCCTGCCAGCCATTGCCGACGACTCCGGCCTGGCGGTGGACGCCCTCGGCGGCCGCCCCGGCGTCTATTCCGCTCGCTTTGCCGGTGAGCATGCCACCGATCGGCAAAACCTCGAGCTGCTGCTGGAGCAAATGCGGGAGGTCCCGGCCGACAAGCGCCAGGCCACCTTCTGGTGTGTACTGGTATTTATGCGCCACGCCGACGATCCCACGCCGCTTATCTGTACCGGCCGCTGGCAGGGTGAAATCACCACATCGCCCGAAGGCGAGAACGGTTTTGGCTATGATCCGGTGTTTCTCGTGCCGGAAGCGGGCAAGACGTCCGCCGAGCTGACCCCGGCCGAAAAAAATCGCCACAGCCACCGCGCCAGCGCCCTGCATCAACTGCAGCAACTGCTGCAAGAAGCTATCTGA
- a CDS encoding tRNA1(Val) (adenine(37)-N6)-methyltransferase yields the protein MAGRGFTLKQFHVHHDRCAMKVGTDGILLGAWAPLGRARRILDVGTGTGLVALMLAQRGDEEVHITGLELDEAAAGQAADNVAASPWPGQISIVQGALQQFEAEPFELIVSNPPYFAPGQAFDCAARARARHGGSLSLAELFAHCSRLLSPTGLLCLVLPWQAQQDALQQADSNGLFLLERQSVITREGKSPGRFLLRFGRIKNCLIAGDIVINTENGGYGDIYKGMVSPFYLKM from the coding sequence ATGGCCGGCCGCGGTTTTACCCTCAAGCAATTTCATGTTCATCACGACCGCTGTGCCATGAAGGTGGGCACGGACGGCATTCTGCTCGGGGCCTGGGCACCCCTGGGCCGGGCCAGGCGTATTCTGGACGTGGGCACCGGCACCGGGCTGGTGGCGCTGATGCTGGCGCAGCGTGGCGACGAAGAGGTACACATTACCGGGCTCGAGCTGGATGAGGCGGCCGCCGGCCAGGCCGCCGACAACGTGGCGGCTTCGCCCTGGCCCGGGCAGATCAGCATTGTTCAGGGCGCCTTGCAGCAGTTTGAGGCCGAACCCTTTGAGCTGATCGTGTCCAATCCGCCCTATTTTGCCCCGGGGCAGGCCTTTGACTGTGCCGCCCGGGCCCGCGCTCGTCATGGCGGCAGCCTGAGTCTGGCTGAGCTGTTTGCCCATTGCAGCCGGTTGCTGAGCCCGACCGGGCTGTTATGTCTGGTGCTGCCCTGGCAGGCACAGCAGGATGCCCTGCAACAAGCGGATTCAAATGGGTTGTTTTTGCTGGAGCGGCAGTCGGTTATCACGCGGGAAGGCAAAAGTCCGGGTCGTTTTTTGCTGCGCTTTGGCAGGATCAAAAACTGTTTGATTGCGGGTGATATCGTCATAAATACTGAGAATGGAGGATATGGCGATATATACAAAGGTATGGTGTCGCCCTTCTATCTTAAGATGTAA
- the srmB gene encoding ATP-dependent RNA helicase SrmB: MSSMTFEQLELDPILVRALARMGYARPTTIQSQVIPEAMSGRDIMASAPTGTGKTAAFLLPACQHLLDFPRRQAGPARVLVLTPTRELAKQIADDAKAMLKETGLRVETITGGVNAEKHLPALTKTTDIVVATPGRLLQYIDEESFDSRDIEMLILDEADRMLDMGFIQDVDRIAAEARWRRQTMLFSATLEGRGLTKFAADILKEPVELSAEPPRSERKKINQWLHLADDPEHKFALLTHLLRQPDVTRSIVFVKTRDRLMELASRLQQEGLDNAWLRGEMDQDKRFEALRRFRNGKVNILVATDVAARGIDLPEVSHVINYDMPRTADVYVHRIGRTGRAGRKGTAISLVEAHDMAMVVKVERYTDQKLKRRVIDELRPKHKEAAVAVRKKKDTDGKGKKAAQPKKKARLRDQKAKGQPRWLKDKQDKE, encoded by the coding sequence ATGAGCAGTATGACCTTTGAGCAACTGGAGCTGGACCCCATTCTGGTTCGCGCCCTGGCCCGCATGGGCTATGCCAGACCCACCACCATTCAGAGCCAGGTCATACCCGAAGCCATGAGCGGCCGGGACATCATGGCCTCCGCCCCCACCGGCACCGGCAAGACCGCGGCCTTTCTGTTGCCCGCCTGCCAGCACCTGCTCGACTTTCCCCGGCGCCAGGCCGGCCCGGCCCGAGTGCTGGTGCTGACCCCCACTCGGGAGCTGGCCAAGCAGATTGCCGACGACGCCAAGGCCATGCTCAAGGAAACCGGCCTGCGGGTGGAAACCATCACCGGCGGCGTGAATGCCGAAAAGCACCTGCCGGCCCTGACCAAAACCACCGACATCGTCGTGGCCACCCCCGGAAGGCTGCTGCAATACATAGACGAAGAGTCGTTCGACAGCCGCGACATTGAAATGCTGATCCTGGACGAAGCCGACCGCATGCTCGACATGGGCTTTATTCAGGACGTGGATCGCATTGCCGCCGAGGCCCGCTGGCGCCGCCAGACCATGCTGTTTTCCGCCACCCTGGAAGGCCGTGGACTGACCAAATTTGCCGCCGACATTCTCAAGGAGCCGGTAGAGCTGTCTGCCGAGCCGCCCCGCAGCGAGCGCAAGAAGATCAACCAGTGGCTGCACCTGGCCGACGACCCCGAGCACAAGTTCGCCCTGCTCACCCACCTGCTGCGCCAGCCCGACGTCACCCGCAGTATCGTATTCGTCAAAACCCGGGACCGGCTGATGGAGCTGGCCAGCCGGCTGCAGCAGGAAGGCCTGGACAACGCCTGGCTGCGCGGCGAAATGGATCAGGACAAGCGTTTTGAAGCACTGCGCCGCTTTCGCAACGGCAAGGTCAACATTCTGGTGGCCACCGATGTCGCCGCCCGGGGCATCGATCTGCCCGAGGTCAGCCATGTGATCAACTACGACATGCCGCGCACCGCCGACGTCTATGTGCACCGCATCGGCCGCACCGGCCGGGCCGGCCGCAAGGGCACCGCCATCAGCCTGGTGGAGGCCCACGACATGGCCATGGTGGTCAAGGTGGAGCGTTACACCGATCAGAAGCTCAAACGCCGGGTCATCGACGAACTGCGCCCCAAGCACAAGGAAGCGGCGGTGGCGGTGCGCAAGAAAAAGGACACCGACGGCAAGGGCAAAAAGGCCGCCCAGCCCAAGAAAAAAGCCCGCCTGCGTGACCAAAAGGCCAAGGGACAGCCCCGCTGGCTGAAGGACAAGCAGGACAAGGAATAA
- a CDS encoding type IV pilus twitching motility protein PilT: protein MDITELLAFSVKHNASDLHLSAGVQPLIRVDGDVRKINLPVQDHREVHRLVYDIMNDRQRKELEEHLEVDFSFELPGLARFRVNAYHQARGVAAVFRVIPSEIWTLEHLNAPDIFRTISEYPRGLVLVTGPTGSGKSTTLAAMVNHVNENFNKHILTIEDPIEFVHANKKCLVNQREVHRDTLSFSNALRSALREDPDIILVGELRDLETIRLALTAAETGHLVFGTLHTSSAAKTIDRIIDVFPGAEKDMVRSMLSESLKAVISQTLLKKINGGRAAAHEIMLGTPAIRNLIREDKVAQMYSVIQTSMAHGMQTMDQSLKRLVTSGEVSPADARIKAVDPQGI, encoded by the coding sequence ATGGATATTACGGAATTACTGGCGTTCAGTGTAAAGCATAACGCCTCGGATCTGCACCTCTCCGCCGGGGTGCAGCCGCTGATCCGGGTGGACGGCGACGTACGCAAGATCAACCTGCCGGTACAGGATCACCGGGAAGTGCATCGCCTGGTATATGACATCATGAACGATCGCCAGCGCAAGGAACTGGAAGAGCACCTGGAAGTGGACTTCTCCTTTGAGCTGCCGGGGCTGGCCCGTTTTCGTGTGAACGCCTATCACCAGGCCCGGGGCGTGGCGGCAGTGTTCCGAGTGATTCCGAGCGAAATCTGGACCCTGGAGCACCTCAATGCGCCGGACATCTTTCGCACCATTTCCGAATATCCCCGCGGCCTGGTGCTGGTCACCGGCCCTACCGGCTCGGGCAAGTCCACCACCCTGGCGGCCATGGTCAATCATGTCAACGAGAACTTTAACAAGCATATTCTCACCATTGAAGACCCGATTGAATTTGTGCATGCCAACAAGAAGTGCCTGGTCAACCAGCGGGAAGTGCACCGGGATACCCTGTCGTTCAGCAATGCCCTGCGCTCGGCGCTGCGGGAAGACCCCGACATTATTCTGGTGGGGGAATTGCGGGATCTGGAAACCATTCGGCTGGCACTGACCGCCGCCGAAACCGGCCACCTGGTGTTTGGTACCCTGCATACCTCTTCGGCGGCCAAGACCATAGACCGTATCATCGACGTCTTTCCCGGGGCGGAAAAGGACATGGTGCGCTCCATGTTGTCGGAATCGCTCAAGGCGGTGATCTCCCAGACCCTGCTGAAAAAGATCAACGGCGGCCGGGCGGCGGCCCACGAGATCATGCTGGGCACCCCGGCCATTCGCAACCTGATTCGGGAAGACAAGGTGGCGCAGATGTATTCGGTGATCCAGACCAGCATGGCCCACGGCATGCAAACCATGGATCAGTCCCTCAAGCGGCTGGTGACCAGCGGCGAGGTCTCCCCCGCCGATGCCCGCATCAAGGCGGTGGATCCCCAGGGGATCTGA
- the brnQ gene encoding branched-chain amino acid transport system II carrier protein has translation MRFVLKKPLSTFDVMGLGFMTFAFFLGAGNIIFPPLAGFLAGEHLTSAMFGFLTTAVGLPLAGLVAAALAGGGLPVMGRYLPPLVITLMGSAIFIIIGPAFAAPRTGLVAYEMGVKPFLDNPGQGALTLYTLVFFGVALLLSLSQGRLLEAVGKLLTPLLLVLLVALAIAVFVNPQGTQPAVTEAYLAQPFVKGFIEGYNTMDTFASLLFAMLILDVLRKKGVTDTRAQSRYLMAAALIAAAGLGFVYISLFVLGGTSQGVVMDASNGGEIISAYVLSLFGEPGLWILSAIVTLACLTTAVGLVSSCADYFHNLTGKGSYKSWVIGIATACMLVANVGLNTLISVSVPILVALYPVAIALVVATFLRPLMRAPVFAFRLIMSVAFFFGLLDGLQAAGLDMSLLDFMPLFGVGMAWTLPTALAAVVGLVAGKAPQHATA, from the coding sequence ATGAGGTTTGTCTTGAAAAAACCACTGTCCACCTTTGATGTTATGGGGCTTGGCTTCATGACATTCGCCTTTTTTCTCGGGGCCGGAAACATCATTTTCCCCCCCCTGGCCGGCTTTCTCGCCGGTGAGCATCTGACCAGCGCCATGTTTGGCTTTCTGACCACGGCGGTGGGCCTGCCCCTGGCCGGCCTGGTGGCTGCGGCCCTGGCCGGTGGCGGCCTGCCGGTGATGGGGCGTTACCTGCCGCCCCTGGTGATCACCCTGATGGGCAGTGCCATCTTCATCATCATCGGCCCGGCCTTTGCCGCGCCCCGCACCGGCCTGGTGGCCTATGAAATGGGCGTGAAGCCCTTTCTCGACAACCCGGGCCAGGGCGCGCTGACCCTTTACACCCTGGTGTTTTTCGGCGTAGCGCTACTGCTGTCGCTGAGTCAGGGCCGGTTGCTGGAGGCGGTGGGCAAGCTGCTGACGCCGCTGTTGCTGGTGCTGCTGGTGGCCCTGGCCATTGCGGTGTTCGTGAATCCCCAGGGAACACAGCCGGCGGTCACCGAGGCCTACCTGGCCCAGCCCTTTGTGAAGGGCTTTATCGAGGGCTATAACACCATGGATACATTTGCATCCCTGTTGTTCGCCATGCTGATCCTGGACGTGCTGCGCAAGAAGGGCGTGACCGACACCCGTGCCCAGTCCCGCTACCTGATGGCCGCGGCGCTGATCGCCGCCGCCGGCTTGGGCTTTGTGTATATTTCCCTGTTTGTGCTGGGCGGCACCAGCCAGGGCGTGGTGATGGACGCCAGCAATGGCGGCGAGATCATCAGTGCCTACGTGCTGTCGCTGTTTGGTGAGCCGGGGCTGTGGATCCTCTCGGCCATCGTCACCCTGGCCTGCCTGACCACGGCGGTGGGCCTGGTATCCTCCTGCGCCGATTACTTCCATAACCTGACCGGCAAGGGCAGCTATAAAAGCTGGGTGATCGGCATCGCCACCGCCTGCATGCTGGTGGCCAATGTGGGCCTGAACACCCTGATCAGTGTGTCTGTGCCCATTCTGGTGGCCCTCTATCCGGTGGCCATCGCCCTGGTGGTGGCCACCTTCCTGCGGCCGTTGATGCGGGCCCCGGTGTTCGCCTTTCGCCTGATTATGAGCGTGGCCTTTTTCTTTGGCCTGCTCGACGGCCTGCAGGCCGCCGGCCTCGACATGAGCCTGCTCGACTTTATGCCGCTGTTCGGTGTGGGTATGGCCTGGACCCTGCCCACCGCCCTGGCCGCCGTGGTTGGCCTGGTGGCCGGCAAGGCACCGCAACACGCCACCGCCTGA
- the hemW gene encoding radical SAM family heme chaperone HemW, giving the protein MLTLPPLSLYVHIPWCVQKCPYCDFNSHALKHDIPEQEYIDALLQDLDADLHFAQGRKLHSIFIGGGTPSLLSPEAIGRLLAGVREHLPFENDIEITLEANPGTVEAGRFGGFREAGVNRISIGVQSFQGEKLKRLGRIHDPEQARFAAREAAGVGLNSFNIDLMHGLPEQRLEDALFDLEQALALAPPHLSWYQLTIEPNTPFASRPPALPEDDTLAEIYERGHELLLAHGYRQYEVSAYARPGFEAKHNLNYWRFGDYLGIGCGAHGKITLPLQGRILRTVKVKHPRGYLEPSRPYLDQHWHIAAQDLSLEYFMNRLRLFEPIPKDEFTVLTGQPRERLQAPLAEALRLELLEDSGTHWRVTPLGRRFLNRLLDLFLEE; this is encoded by the coding sequence ATGCTGACACTGCCGCCGCTCAGTCTGTATGTGCACATTCCCTGGTGCGTGCAAAAGTGCCCCTATTGCGACTTTAACTCCCATGCCTTAAAGCACGACATTCCCGAGCAGGAATATATAGATGCCTTGCTGCAGGATCTGGATGCCGATCTGCATTTCGCCCAGGGACGCAAGCTGCACAGCATCTTTATCGGCGGCGGCACCCCCAGCCTGCTGAGCCCCGAGGCCATCGGCCGGCTGCTGGCCGGCGTGCGGGAGCACCTGCCCTTTGAAAACGACATCGAAATCACCCTGGAAGCCAACCCGGGCACGGTGGAAGCAGGGCGCTTTGGCGGCTTTCGCGAGGCCGGCGTCAACCGCATCTCCATTGGCGTGCAAAGCTTTCAGGGCGAAAAGCTCAAGCGCCTGGGCCGCATTCACGATCCCGAGCAGGCCCGCTTTGCCGCGCGGGAAGCCGCCGGGGTGGGCCTCAACAGCTTTAACATCGATCTGATGCACGGCCTGCCGGAGCAGCGCCTGGAAGACGCCCTGTTTGATCTGGAACAGGCGCTGGCGCTGGCGCCGCCGCACCTGTCCTGGTATCAGCTCACCATAGAGCCCAACACCCCCTTTGCCTCGCGCCCGCCGGCGCTGCCGGAAGACGACACCCTGGCGGAGATCTATGAGCGCGGCCACGAGCTGCTGCTGGCCCATGGCTATCGGCAATATGAAGTTTCCGCCTACGCCAGACCCGGTTTCGAGGCGAAGCACAACCTCAACTACTGGCGCTTTGGCGACTACCTGGGCATCGGCTGCGGCGCCCACGGCAAAATTACCCTGCCGCTACAGGGACGCATTCTGCGCACCGTCAAGGTCAAGCACCCCAGGGGCTATCTGGAGCCGTCGCGACCCTACCTGGATCAGCACTGGCACATAGCGGCGCAGGATCTGTCGCTGGAATACTTCATGAACCGGCTGCGCTTGTTCGAGCCCATTCCCAAGGACGAGTTCACCGTCCTCACCGGCCAGCCCCGAGAGCGGCTGCAAGCCCCGCTGGCCGAGGCGTTGCGGCTGGAGCTGCTGGAAGACAGTGGCACACACTGGCGGGTTACGCCGCTGGGGCGGCGCTTTCTCAACCGGTTGCTGGATTTGTTTCTTGAGGAGTGA
- a CDS encoding DUF4426 domain-containing protein produces MFKAMLTALALLFALPASAEETRIGDWTVHYSAFPSTFLSPEVAQGNNIERSRYNGLLNIAVLDADGKPVQVSLSGQGKNLLGNVRRLEFQTIREGEALYYIAQYPYRNEDNVLFTIDIQGARQGGELSFRHTFYTD; encoded by the coding sequence ATGTTCAAAGCAATGCTCACCGCGCTGGCCCTGCTGTTTGCCCTGCCGGCCTCGGCCGAGGAAACCCGCATCGGCGACTGGACGGTGCATTACAGCGCCTTCCCCTCCACCTTTCTTTCCCCTGAAGTGGCCCAGGGCAACAACATAGAGCGCAGCCGCTACAACGGCCTGCTCAACATTGCCGTGCTCGACGCCGACGGCAAGCCGGTACAGGTTTCCCTGAGCGGCCAGGGCAAGAACCTGCTCGGCAACGTACGCCGGCTGGAGTTTCAGACCATTCGCGAAGGGGAGGCCCTTTACTACATTGCCCAGTATCCCTACCGCAATGAAGACAATGTGCTGTTCACCATCGATATTCAGGGCGCCCGACAGGGCGGCGAACTGAGCTTTCGCCATACCTTCTATACCGATTGA
- a CDS encoding PilT/PilU family type 4a pilus ATPase, with translation MELASLLKNMRELQGSDMYISVGVAPTVKSQGRLVPIAEVALSEADALALVESCMSEEWRARFHTEKEANFAINHPEHGRFRVSAFWQQEKAGMVIRRIESRIPTFEELYLPEVLREVAMAKKGLVLFVGGTGSGKSTTQAAMIGHRNRHAGGHILTIEDPVEFIHQHEQSIVTQREVGIDTESFDAALKSSLRQAPDVILIGEIRSEETMGYALAFAETGHLCMATLHANNANQAIDRIMHLVPENKHRQLQFDLSFNLRGIVAQQLIPTRDGKQRRGAFEILLNTPMVADVIRQGDMHRLKDIMAKSREAGMQTFDQALFDLYSQQHIGYTEALAYADSPNDLRLMIKLQGGRGLDSDLLDNVTIEP, from the coding sequence ATGGAACTGGCTTCATTACTGAAAAACATGCGCGAGCTGCAGGGATCGGACATGTATATCTCGGTGGGGGTGGCGCCCACCGTCAAGTCCCAGGGCAGGCTGGTGCCCATTGCTGAGGTGGCTCTATCGGAGGCCGATGCCCTGGCGCTGGTGGAGTCCTGCATGAGCGAGGAGTGGCGCGCGCGTTTTCACACCGAGAAGGAAGCCAACTTCGCCATTAACCATCCCGAGCACGGCCGGTTTCGGGTCAGTGCCTTCTGGCAGCAGGAAAAGGCGGGCATGGTCATTCGCCGCATCGAAAGCCGCATTCCCACCTTTGAAGAGCTGTATCTGCCCGAGGTGTTGCGCGAGGTGGCCATGGCCAAGAAAGGGCTGGTGCTGTTTGTCGGCGGAACCGGTTCGGGCAAGTCCACCACCCAGGCGGCCATGATCGGCCACCGCAACCGCCACGCCGGCGGCCATATTCTCACCATTGAGGATCCGGTGGAGTTTATTCATCAGCACGAGCAGTCGATCGTCACCCAGCGTGAAGTGGGCATCGACACCGAGTCCTTTGATGCCGCGCTGAAAAGCTCGCTGCGCCAGGCCCCCGATGTCATTCTGATTGGTGAAATTCGCTCCGAAGAAACCATGGGCTATGCCCTGGCCTTTGCCGAAACCGGTCACCTGTGCATGGCCACCCTGCACGCCAACAACGCCAACCAGGCCATTGACCGCATCATGCACCTGGTGCCCGAGAATAAGCACCGCCAGCTGCAGTTTGATCTGTCGTTCAATCTGCGGGGCATTGTGGCCCAGCAACTGATCCCGACCCGGGACGGCAAGCAGCGCCGGGGCGCCTTTGAGATCCTGCTCAACACCCCCATGGTGGCCGACGTGATTCGTCAGGGCGACATGCACCGGCTCAAGGACATCATGGCCAAGTCCCGGGAAGCGGGCATGCAAACCTTTGATCAGGCGCTGTTTGACCTCTACAGCCAGCAGCATATAGGCTACACCGAAGCCCTGGCCTACGCCGACTCGCCCAATGATCTGCGGCTGATGATAAAGCTGCAGGGCGGGCGCGGTCTCGACTCCGATCTGCTTGATAACGTAACCATAGAACCCTGA
- the yaaA gene encoding peroxide stress protein YaaA, giving the protein MLIVVSPAKTLDYDTPPVIADYTRPELLAHSAELIERARELTPADIGRLMKISDKLAGLNAARFADWQPEFTPKNAKQALLAFKGDVYTGLDADTLSPGDFAFAQAHMRMLSGLYGLLRPLDLMQPYRLEMGTKLDNARGKDLYAFWGDIITDALNRALAEQGDNVLINLASNEYFKAVKPKRLEGQIVTPVFKDCKNGQYKIISFYAKKARGMMARYIIENRLTEVSQLTAFDTAGYYFVEEESTATELVFRREEQNS; this is encoded by the coding sequence ATGCTGATAGTGGTGTCCCCCGCCAAGACCCTGGACTACGACACGCCGCCGGTGATTGCCGATTACACTCGACCCGAGCTGCTGGCGCACTCCGCCGAGCTGATTGAGCGGGCCCGTGAACTGACTCCGGCCGACATTGGCAGGCTGATGAAGATCAGTGACAAGCTGGCGGGCCTGAACGCCGCCCGCTTTGCCGACTGGCAGCCGGAATTTACACCGAAAAATGCCAAACAGGCGCTGCTGGCCTTTAAGGGTGATGTGTATACCGGCCTGGACGCCGACACTCTGAGTCCGGGCGACTTTGCCTTTGCCCAGGCCCACATGCGTATGCTGTCGGGTCTGTATGGCCTGTTGCGGCCGCTGGATCTGATGCAGCCCTACCGGCTGGAGATGGGAACAAAGCTCGATAACGCCCGGGGCAAGGATCTGTATGCGTTCTGGGGCGATATCATCACCGATGCCCTGAACCGGGCACTGGCGGAGCAGGGGGACAACGTGCTGATTAACCTTGCCTCAAACGAGTATTTCAAGGCGGTGAAGCCGAAGCGGCTGGAAGGCCAGATAGTGACGCCGGTGTTCAAGGACTGCAAGAACGGTCAGTACAAGATCATCAGTTTCTATGCCAAGAAGGCGAGGGGCATGATGGCCCGTTACATCATCGAAAACCGGCTCACTGAAGTGAGCCAGCTGACCGCCTTTGATACCGCCGGTTACTATTTTGTGGAAGAAGAATCGACCGCCACCGAGCTGGTGTTTCGGCGGGAAGAGCAAAATTCCTGA
- a CDS encoding YggS family pyridoxal phosphate-dependent enzyme, whose protein sequence is MNTITQHLQDVYDRIADAARHAGREPHETDLLAVSKTKPATDVAAAWAAGQRRFGENYVQEAVDKITALKKTCPDIEWHLIGPLQSNKSRPVAEHFDWVQTVDRLKIAQRLNDQRPPHMRPLNVCLQINVSGEASKSGLSPTEAEALAEQVAALPRLCLRGLMAIPEATDNSDTLRAQLLELKQLFDRMQKKHPQLDTLSMGMSNDLELAVACGSTLVRVGTAIFGSRNP, encoded by the coding sequence ATGAATACTATCACACAGCATCTGCAAGACGTTTACGACAGAATAGCCGATGCCGCCCGCCATGCCGGCCGCGAGCCACACGAAACCGATTTACTGGCGGTCAGCAAGACCAAACCCGCCACCGACGTGGCCGCGGCCTGGGCCGCCGGCCAACGCCGCTTTGGCGAAAACTATGTGCAGGAAGCGGTGGACAAGATCACCGCCCTGAAAAAGACCTGCCCCGACATCGAGTGGCATCTTATCGGCCCGCTGCAATCCAACAAGAGCCGGCCGGTGGCCGAACATTTTGACTGGGTGCAGACCGTGGACCGACTCAAAATTGCACAGCGCCTCAATGATCAACGCCCGCCCCATATGCGCCCGCTCAATGTCTGCCTGCAGATCAACGTCAGCGGCGAGGCCAGCAAATCGGGACTGAGTCCCACCGAGGCCGAAGCCCTGGCCGAACAGGTGGCCGCCCTGCCCCGGCTGTGCCTGCGTGGCCTGATGGCAATTCCGGAGGCAACCGACAATTCCGACACCCTGCGGGCACAATTACTAGAGTTGAAACAACTCTTTGATAGAATGCAGAAAAAACACCCCCAGCTGGACACCCTGTCAATGGGGATGAGCAACGATTTGGAACTGGCAGTGGCCTGTGGCTCCACCCTGGTACGGGTGGGCACTGCCATCTTCGGCTCCCGCAACCCTTGA
- the proC gene encoding pyrroline-5-carboxylate reductase: MEHRKLAFIGAGNMSRSLISGLIQSGYPADHIIAANPSRPKLDALAADFGICTTQNNLEAIEQAEAVVLAVKPQMMAAMLGEQLAAGARFDGKLLISIAAGISVARLEQMAGGHSNLVRTMPNTPSLLGLGMTGLYARPHVAQADRDYCQHMMEAVGQALWVAEEDGINQVIAAAGSAPAYFFLFMEAMAKEAERNGFSADEARLLVQQTALGAANMVAANPQLSLGQLREQVTSKGGTTAEAIRSFNDNGLDRLVADAMAAAVARARELESQL, encoded by the coding sequence ATGGAACACAGAAAACTCGCCTTTATCGGCGCGGGTAACATGTCCCGCAGCCTGATCTCCGGGCTGATCCAGTCCGGCTACCCGGCCGACCACATTATCGCCGCCAATCCGTCCCGACCCAAGCTGGATGCCCTGGCCGCCGACTTTGGCATTTGCACCACCCAGAACAACCTCGAGGCCATTGAGCAGGCCGAGGCGGTGGTACTAGCGGTCAAACCCCAGATGATGGCCGCCATGCTCGGCGAGCAGCTCGCCGCCGGCGCCCGCTTTGATGGCAAGCTGCTGATCTCCATCGCCGCCGGCATCAGCGTGGCCCGGCTGGAGCAAATGGCCGGTGGCCACAGCAACCTGGTGCGCACCATGCCCAATACCCCTTCACTGCTGGGGCTGGGCATGACCGGGCTTTACGCTCGCCCCCATGTGGCTCAGGCCGACCGGGACTACTGCCAGCACATGATGGAAGCGGTGGGCCAGGCACTGTGGGTGGCCGAGGAAGACGGCATCAATCAGGTGATCGCCGCTGCCGGCAGCGCCCCTGCCTATTTTTTCCTGTTTATGGAAGCCATGGCCAAAGAGGCCGAGCGCAACGGCTTCTCCGCCGATGAGGCCCGTCTACTGGTGCAGCAAACCGCCCTCGGCGCCGCCAACATGGTGGCCGCCAACCCGCAGTTGTCTCTGGGCCAGTTGCGTGAGCAGGTCACTTCCAAGGGCGGCACCACCGCCGAAGCCATTCGCAGCTTTAACGACAACGGCCTCGACCGTCTGGTGGCAGACGCCATGGCCGCCGCCGTGGCCCGTGCCCGGGAACTCGAGAGCCAGCTTTAA
- a CDS encoding YggT family protein has translation MNTAYYLINTVFDLYLMVVLLRIWLQLARADFYNPFSQFVVKATNPVLKPLRRLIPGFFGIDMAAVLLALIVATIKLALFKAMNLLYADWSTVVLVGLITVLKKAGVMLFWILIIRALLSWVSQGRSQIEYVMYQLTEPLLAPLRRVIPPMGGLDLSILVAFIALQALNWLMGDLFGPLWWQL, from the coding sequence ATGAACACCGCTTATTACCTGATTAACACGGTTTTCGATCTCTACCTCATGGTGGTGCTGTTGCGTATCTGGCTGCAATTGGCCAGGGCCGACTTCTACAACCCCTTCAGCCAGTTCGTGGTCAAGGCCACCAACCCGGTACTCAAGCCCCTGCGCCGGCTGATCCCGGGCTTTTTCGGCATCGATATGGCGGCGGTGTTGCTGGCGCTGATAGTGGCCACCATCAAACTGGCCCTGTTCAAGGCCATGAACCTGCTGTACGCCGACTGGAGTACCGTGGTGCTGGTGGGGCTGATCACCGTGCTGAAAAAGGCCGGGGTTATGCTGTTCTGGATTCTGATCATTCGCGCCCTGCTGAGCTGGGTGAGCCAGGGCCGCAGCCAGATTGAATATGTCATGTACCAGCTCACCGAGCCCCTGCTGGCGCCGCTACGCCGTGTGATCCCACCCATGGGCGGGCTTGATTTGAGTATTCTGGTGGCCTTTATCGCGCTGCAGGCGCTGAACTGGCTGATGGGGGATCTGTTTGGCCCGCTGTGGTGGCAGCTGTAA